The proteins below come from a single Falco rusticolus isolate bFalRus1 chromosome 18, bFalRus1.pri, whole genome shotgun sequence genomic window:
- the KRT222 gene encoding keratin-like protein KRT222 isoform X2, whose protein sequence is MDKDAEALKAARAELCEARRQWHHMQIEIESLHAVEKGLERSLRATEQQYHMQLQNLEAEIECLEKELLEVRRGIEKQLQEHEILLNTRMKLEEEIATYRSLLEQEENRFRCSIPDQEDDKKPTTSKTAFTLPSDSVKQHETEKVELMTKQAILDGNIMKESAEAHGTVQTEKVDEVIKEWEGSFFKDNPRLRKKSVSLRFDLHLAATEEGCLHTKKKTLPNIEVRLVMRRSCSIPSIKP, encoded by the exons ATGGACAAAGATGCAGAAGCATTAAAGGCAGCCAGAGCAGAACTCTGTGAAGCGAGACGGCAGTGGCACCATATGCAGATCGAAATTGAATCTCTCCATGCTGTG GAAAAGGGTTTGGAACGTTCATTACGtgccacagagcagcagtaCCACATGCAACTACAAAATTTAGAAGCTGAGATTGAATGCTTAGAGAAAGAGCTACTGGAAGTGAGAAGAGGTATTGAGAAACAGCTTCAAGAGCATGAAATTCTCCTGAACACAAGGATGAAACTGGAAGAGGAGATAGCAACATACCGCAGCCTGCTTGAGCAAGAAGAGAACAG gttTCGTTGCTCTATACCTGACCAGGAGGATGACAAAAAGCCTACCACCAGCAAGACTGCCTTTACACTGCCTTCAG acaGTGTAAAGCAGCATGAAACTGAGAAGGTGGAACTGATGACAAAGCAAGCAATCCTAGATGGAAATATTATGAAGGAAAGCGCTGAAGCTCATGGCACTGTACA gacagaaaaagtGGATGAAGTCATTAAAGAATGGGAAGGGTCTTTCTTTAAGGACAACCCTCgcttaaggaaaaaatcagtttcactGCGCTTTGATCTCCACCTAGCAGCAACAGAGGAAGGATGTTTACacactaagaagaaaactctTCCTAACATTGAAGTCAGGCTGGTAATGAGGAGATCTTGCAGTATTCCTTCTATCAAACCTTAA